A window of Gossypium raimondii isolate GPD5lz chromosome 7, ASM2569854v1, whole genome shotgun sequence genomic DNA:
actcgattaacttgattttttcactcgattcgacttGATTCAatcgaacgctcacccctacTTTACaggaaaaaataatgaataaattaatagaataaattagtGTTTTCACTACATAAGTTAGTGGTTTAATTGactcttctacaattcaataattaatattaactttGGTGTGGGAGTTCTCTACACATACGATTTCTACATTTTCCTCTATCAAATATATCCCGGGTTGTAGGGGTTCAGAGGCAACCAAGTTTTGTGGTTGAAATGGCCAGAGAGAAAACACTTCTTGCATAGGGTGTTTTCATCTGATCTAGCAGTGAAAATGCTTCCTACAGGATGCATTTTTAAGCCACATATTTGACATGTCAGTGGAAAATGCCCCATGCAAGGAACGTTTTCTCTCTAGTCATTTCAACCACCCCAACTTGATTTCTTCTGAGCCCTGGAACCTAGGATTCCCGGGAtacattttttccctttatacCCTGCCCCATCCCCTATATAACTGCTCATTCATCCCCTACTCACCACATCTCAATCttccctaaattatttttttcttcttcttacatgttaaaattttcgggtttaaagatttatttctcTCTCGCTTTGAGGGAGACgtaattatagttttaaattatgtttagttTACGGTGATGTCATAGAGCTCAGTAATCTACAAATTTCACCTACCGTGTGAGTATGATGCCATCACCTAAGAAGGAGGGATTGTTTTGTAACTCGAGGTCCAAGTTGGTGGTGATTATACCGTCTCGAGTTGAAGTGTAACTAAggcttcaagtttacaaaggtTTTACTATCAAGGGATGAAGCATAAATGGTGTCGTAGTTAATGGTGCTAATGCGGGCACGACAACGAGTCTTCTCATCAGAAGAGCATGtttcataaaactcaaacatagGTGCGAAGAAGGAAAACGTAAGGGGTCTTCCAGTATAATCAAGTTATTCATGTTGTCCATCTCCACTAAAGGCGGTGACTTTGTTAGTATAATCTATTACACCTCAATTCTATCACAAGTTATAATAATGGGGTCATCACCTTCAATGGTGGTGGATAAGACGCATTATTTGATTGTTCCAAAACGCTACTACATTTTTCTTCCCCgtatttatgtttgatttttataaagCATCCTCTTCTAATGAGAAACTCATTGTCGTATCCATATAGCCATTGTGAACTACGACCCCATTTGTGCTCCATCCTTTGACAACATAGCCTTTATAAACTTGAAGCCCTAGTTACACTTCAACCCTAGACTGTATAATCACCATCAACTGGGACCTTGAGTTGCAATACGACCCGGCTTCCCGGGTGATGGCTCCATACTCACATGACAGATGAAACTTGTAGGTCACCCAACTCCACAACACCACCGTaaattcaaacattcattaaaaCTATAATTATGTCTATctcaaacacaaataaaaataaatgtataaactTCTAATTTCCAATcgcaagaaaaaaataagaaaaataaaagaaatttttacctaagtaaaaaatgtaacaccctaggTAAATCTCACATTGGTAAAGCACGGGAGAGACCTAGACTATATAAATGGTAACAACACTTAAGTGGTAAGAGGCCTTTTGGGGGTGAATGGGTGCTCCTAAGAATAAAACCGTGAAGGTCATGTATGCCCAAAGCGGACAATATCTTACCGGGCTGAGTGTTTGATATGATATTTGTTGGTATTAGAGCCACTCGCAGTGTCTCTTGAGTGATGGTGAGGCAAACCTCAGTGAGGATGCTAAGTTTCTAAAGGGGTGAATGTAATACCCTAGGCAAATCTCATATCAGCAAAGCACGAGAGAGACTTGGAATATATAAAGGGGTAGCAACACTTAAGTAGTAAAATATCTTTTTGGGGTGTATAAATGCTCCAAAGAACAAAGTTGTGATGGTCATGTGTGCCCAAAGCGGATAATATCTTATTGGGTTGTGTGTTGGCTATGACATTTatgaaaacacattttttttctctctccaaaaGTAACGCATAtcaataaatttgtaaaattccaACCTAATTTCTCAAATAATTTCTTCCCAACATATTCTTATAAATTAACCTTTTTCCACGGttagaagaaaaaagatgggaattatatggttaaattattttcttttttccaaatGTTTTGGCCAAACTTGTAAAGTAAACAGTGACTGAGGCCCTCTATTGTAATGCGATTCTTCTTTGAAACAATTTCCGCTCTTAACCAAGTCAATTTCTCCCTTCTACAAATATTTTCCTAGGCTTGCTTTGAACCCCTCAACAGAGCAATACACACGACCTTCAAGTCTCTGATTTTTCATGGGTTTGGGGTTTCCCTTTAACCGCCAAAACCATTTATTCCAGTAGCGGCAAGGGGAGAGCACGGTATTAAAGAATTGTTCTTTGAGGTTTTGGGCACTTACCCTTTTacatcttcaccttcttctgAAATGGGTTGCTGTTACTCTTTGCCGTTTGATTGTCTATGAATGTGAATTGTTTTTAGCTTTTCTTATGCTTGTTTTTGGAGAGAGCAAGCTTTGACTTGCAACTTGGCTGACGTCGTCTGTGTTCTGTACTATGGCTAATTACAAGAAACCCCGTTTCAAAGATGCAGCTTTTAAACGTTTCCTCTCTGTAGTTTTAGGTACTCTATTACTGGTTTCACTTTTAGTAGTTTCTCTTGGGACCAATGCAACGCCAGGTTCAAGTGGATTGGATGAAGATTTAAGTGAAAGTGTTGTTAATATTCAGAGTTTTAGGGAAAAACTCAACCTTCCTAAAGAGAATGATTTTTCAATTCGATTGGAGAAACAAAACCGGTTGCCCCCTAGGAATATAGATCTATATCCAAGGTTAGCCAAAGATCATATAACCATTGTTTTATACGTGCATAATCGGCCTCAATATCTCCGAGTAGTTGTTAATAGCTTGTCCAAGGTTGTGGGGATAAGTGAAACTTTATTAATTGTCAGCCATGATGGATACTTTGAAGAAATGAACAAGATTGTGGAAGGGATCAAGTTTTGCCGATTGAAACAGATCTTTGCCCCTTATTCGCCCCATGTATTTACTGACAGTTTTCCTGGTGTGTCGTCGAAGGACTGTCAAGAAAAAGATGAAGCTGGGAAGAAACATTGTGTTGGGAATCCAGATCAGTATGGAAACCACCGGTCTCCAAATATAGTTTCTTTGAAGCATCATTGGTGGTGGATGATGAACACTGTGTGGGATGGATTGAAGGAGACTAGAGGGCACGATGGACATATTCTTTTCATAGAGGAGGACCACTT
This region includes:
- the LOC105802965 gene encoding alpha-1,6-mannosyl-glycoprotein 2-beta-N-acetylglucosaminyltransferase, with protein sequence MANYKKPRFKDAAFKRFLSVVLGTLLLVSLLVVSLGTNATPGSSGLDEDLSESVVNIQSFREKLNLPKENDFSIRLEKQNRLPPRNIDLYPRLAKDHITIVLYVHNRPQYLRVVVNSLSKVVGISETLLIVSHDGYFEEMNKIVEGIKFCRLKQIFAPYSPHVFTDSFPGVSSKDCQEKDEAGKKHCVGNPDQYGNHRSPNIVSLKHHWWWMMNTVWDGLKETRGHDGHILFIEEDHFIYPNAYRNLQLLVSLKPNKCPDCYAANLAPCDVNLRGEGWNSLVAERMGNVGYAFNRTVWRKIHGKAKEFCFFDDYNWDITMWATVYPSFGSPVYTLRGPRTSAVHFGKCGLHQGQGKTNACIDNGSVNIQVDDIDKVANIRPEWDVKVYQNQPGYKAGFKGWGGWGDNRDHRLCLNFAQMYH